AGAAGGCCATCTTCCAGATGACGGACCTGTTCTAGGGTATGAGGTCAAAGACCAAAGAGCAAAGGTCAAAGGGCAGAATCTGGGATTGAGGATGATTGACCTCGACGGCCGACTTCTGGACTTCGCCGCCTCCGTGATGGGGCTCTCTGACCGACTGAGGCGGACATCAGCGGGGCGATACATATCGGACCAGTTGATGCGCGCGAGTGCATCTGCCGGAGCCAACTACCAGGAAGCGTGTGGAGCAGAGAGTCGCGCCGATTTCGTGCACAAACTGCAACTGGTTCTCAAGGAAGTCCGCGAATCCGGATACTGGTTGCGCCTGATTGCCCGCAGCCGCCTTGTCGCTCCTGATTCACTGGCCGCGTTGTTGGATGAATGTCAGCAGCTTGTCAGGATAATCGCCAAGTCGGTGGTAACCGCGAAGTCGAGGGGCAAGTGATTTTGACCTTTGACATTTGCCCTTTGCCTTTTGACCTGCTCGTACCCGAGGGGCGGAGCCAATGAGTGAGAACCGCCCCGTTGGCGCGGTGCTCGTGGTGGGCTCCGGCATCGGCGGGATCCAGTCTTCCCTTGAGCTGGCCGACGCCGGGTTCAAGGTCTATCTGCTCGACGAAGGTCCGGCCATCGGTGGCGTGATGGCGATGCTCGACAAGACCTTCCCGACCAACGACTGCTCGATGTGCATCCTGTCTCCGAAACTGGTCGGGACCGGCCGGCACCAGAACATCGAGCTGCTCAACTACTGCGAACTGCTCGGGCTTGAGGGTGAGCCGGGCCGGTTCAGGGCGCGCATCCGCCGCAAGCCGCGCTACGTCCTGCTCGACAAGTGCACCGGCTGCATGGACTGCACCAAAGTCTGCCCGGTCGCAGTTCCCGATGAGTACAACCAGAAGCTTGCCACGCGGCGTGCGACCTACAAGCTCTACCCGCAGGCGATTCCCAACGCCGTCGCCATCGAGAAGAACGAAGGCAAGGCTCCGTGCCGGCTGGCCTGCCCCTCCGGCGTGAACGCGCAGGGGTACGTCGCGCTAATCTCGCAGCGGAAGTTCAAGGAAGCCTACGAACTGGTGCGCGAGCGGCTGCCGTTTGTCGGCATCTGCGGACGGGTCTGCCATCACCCGTGCGAGCAGGAGTGCAACCG
This DNA window, taken from candidate division WOR-3 bacterium, encodes the following:
- a CDS encoding four helix bundle protein; this encodes MIDLDGRLLDFAASVMGLSDRLRRTSAGRYISDQLMRASASAGANYQEACGAESRADFVHKLQLVLKEVRESGYWLRLIARSRLVAPDSLAALLDECQQLVRIIAKSVVTAKSRGK
- a CDS encoding FAD-binding protein, which gives rise to MSENRPVGAVLVVGSGIGGIQSSLELADAGFKVYLLDEGPAIGGVMAMLDKTFPTNDCSMCILSPKLVGTGRHQNIELLNYCELLGLEGEPGRFRARIRRKPRYVLLDKCTGCMDCTKVCPVAVPDEYNQKLATRRATYKLYPQAIPNAVAIEKNEGKAPCRLACPSGVNAQGYVALISQRKFKEAYELVRERLPFVGICGRVCHHPCEQECNRKEYESPVSIRALKRFAADYVYAGKVDYPVIKQPAAEREEKVAVVGAGPAGLTCALDLRAKGYKVSVYDAADAPGGMMRWGIPAYRLPRETLDREIKDITDTGVELKLNSPVNGTTGIQQLLARGYSAAFVALGCGKSRTLKIDGMGLDGVLHGIEFLRDVNAGRKPEVGKRV